The following are encoded together in the Ranitomeya imitator isolate aRanImi1 chromosome 4, aRanImi1.pri, whole genome shotgun sequence genome:
- the ILF3 gene encoding interleukin enhancer-binding factor 3 isoform X1, translating to MRPMRIFMNDDRHVMAKHCVVYPTQEELEAVQNMVSHTERALKAVSDWIDVQEKVITGDAVQPEPVPAEEPTEEGKEGNNESKAAENSTRTLRGVMRVGLVAKGLLLKGDLDLELVLLCKDKPTISLLKKVSDNLVVQFATVSEEKYDVLPNIREASIVIKNTKEPQLTLNIRLTSTLVREEVEKQSAGETLSISDPPDVLDRQKCLAALASLRHAKWFQARANGLKSCVVVIRVLRDLCTRVPTWEPLRGWPLELLCEKAIGTANRPMGAGEAFRRVLECLSSGILMPDGPGLHDPCEKEATDALGHLERQQREDITHSAQHALRLSAFGQLHKVLGMDSLPSKLSKKSKPEPVIDYTVQIPPSTTYVIPALKRPIEEDGDDKSPSKKKKKILKKDDKNEPPQVMNALMRLNQLKPGLQYKLISQTGPVHAPVFTMSVEVEDKNFEASGPSKKTAKLHVAVKVLQDMGLPTGMEEKDEGSEETEQKPVVQTQAQNDSAQGDGASPTDQSESAKQQGPILTKHGKNPVMELNEKRRGLKYELISETGGSHDKRFVMEVEVDNVKFQGSGSNKKVAKAYAALAALDKLFPDYNTYAEAPKKKRPPMMPRGGPRGGKGFNMMYNEVPPPQGMRGRGRGMNRGRGRGRGFGGNHGYMNSGGYGSYGGNYNYQTSATAGYSQFYSNGSGSSNTSGGAGSGGYSSYYQGDSYSAPAPSKPYVPKKPPAQQQQQHQPPPQQQPPPPQHSQPPPQPKQSYNQGYQSHQTQSQQGYNQGQYGSYGTPPKQKGYNQASQGGGGGGSGSYSGYSNSYSGASASGYSGGESSGGRGGSSYTPQSTGGYNAGASYGGASNTSYQGYTQTSYNQGPGQNYSAPGSYQQPPQGGTGSYGRGADHSMNYQYR from the exons ATG CGTCCCATGCGCATCTTTATGAATGATGACCGCCATGTCATGGCCAAACACTGCGTGGTGTATCCAACCCAAGAGGAGCTGGAGGCGGTGCAGAACATGGTTTCTCACACAGAGAGGGCTCTGAAGGCCGTGTCAGACTGGATCGACGTGCAAGAAAAGGTGATCACTGGTGACGCTGTTCAGCCAGAACCTGTTCCTGCTGAGGAACCAACAGAAGAGGGCAAGGAAGG caatAATGAATCTAAAGCCGCCGAGAACTCCACAAGGACGCTTCGTGGTGTGATGAGGGTAGGACTTGTTGCCAAAGGCCTACTCTTGAAGGGGGACCTCGATCTGGAACTGGTTCTCCTATGCAAGGACAAGCCCACCATCTCTCTCCTGAAGAAAGTCTCGGACAACCTTGTTGTGCAGTTCGCT ACTGTTTCCGAGGAGAAATATGACGTTCTGCCCAACATCAGAGAGGCGTCTATTGTCATTAAGAACACCAAGGAGCCGCAGCTGACTCTTAACATCCGCCTGACTTCCACTCTGGTCCGTGAGGAGGTGGAGAAGCAGAGCGCAGGAG AAACGCTATCAATCAGCGATCCTCCGGACGTTCTGGACAGGCAGAAATGCCTTGCTGCATTGGCGTCACTCCGACACGCCAAGTGGTTCCAG GCTAGGGCAAATGGGCTTAAATCCTGCGTTGTTGTTATCCGTGTGCTGAGAGACTTGTGCACTCGTGTACCAACCTGGGAACCTTTAAGAGGATGG CCTCTTGAGTTGCTTTGTGAAAAGGCTATTGGAACAGCCAACAGGCCAATGGGTGCGGGTGAAGCCTTCAGGAGAGTCCTCGAATGTCTTAGCTCTGGAATATTAATGCcag ACGGTCCTGGATTACACGATCCCTGTGAAAAAGAAGCTACAGATGCTCTTGGACACCTAGAAAGACAACAGCGGGAGGACATAACTCATAGTGCACAG CATGCCCTCAGGCTCTCAGCATTTGGCCAATTGCACAAAGTTCTGGGGATGGACTCTCTGCCCTCAAAGTTGTCTAAAAAGTCAAAACCAGAGCCTGTCATTGACTACACAG TCCAGATTCCTCCCAGCACCACTTATGTTATTCCAGCCCTAAAACGACCCATAGAGGAGGACGGAGATGACAAATCGCCAAGTAAGAAGAAAAAGAAGATTCTGAAGAAAG ATGACAAGAACGAGCCACCTCAAGTTATGAATGCCCTGATGAGACTGAACCAGCTGAAGCCAGGCCTACAGTATAAACTGATTTCCCAAACCGGCCCTGTCCACGCTCCCGTCTTCACAATGTCTGTGGAAGTGGAAGACAAGAACTTCGAGGCCTCAGGGCCATCGAAGAAAACTGCAAAGCTTCACGTAGCCGTGAAG GTTTTGCAAGACATGGGACTTCCTACAGGGATGGAAGAAAAAGATGAGGGGTCTGAGGAGACAGAGCAGAAACCAGTGGTCCAGACTCAGGCTCAGAATGACTCTGCTCAGGGGGATGGTGCTTCCCCTACAGACCAAAGCGAG AGTGCGAAACAGCAAGGACCTATACTCACAAAGCATGGAAAGAATCCAGTCATGGAGCTTAATGAAAAGAGACGTGGCCTAAAGTACGAGCTTATATCTGAGACTGGAGGCAGCCACGACAAGCGATTTGTCATGGAG gTGGAAGTAGATAATGTGAAATTCCAAGGCTCCGGCTCCAACAAGAAGGTGGCCAAAGCCTATGCTGCACTGGCTGCTCTGGACAAACTCTTCCCGGACTACAATACATACGCCGAAGCTCCCAAGAAGAAGAGGCCTCCAATGATGCCCAGGGGAGGTCCCAGAGGAGGAAAG GGCTTTAACATGATGTACAATGAAGTGCCCCCACCTCAGGGCATGCGAGGACGAGGCAGAGGGATGAATCGTGGCAGAGGAAGGGGACGTGGCTTCGGAGGCAATCATGGCTACATGAATTCCG GTGGTTATGGCAGCTATGGAGGAAACTACAACTATCAAACTTCTGCAACAGCCGGATACA GCCAATTCTACAGCAATGGGAGTGGCTCTAGCAATACCAGTGGCGGAGCTGGCTCTGGTGGCTACAGCTCCTATTACCAAGGAGACAGTTACTCTGCACCTGCTCCCTCCAAACCCTATGTGCCCAAGAAACCTCCAgcccagcagcaacagcagcatcaACCACCACCTCAACAGCAGCCGCCACCACCGCAGCATAGTCAACCACCACCGCAGCCCAAACAGTCTTACAACCAGGGCTATCAGTCACACCAGACGCAGTCTCAGCAGGGTTACAACCAGGGCCAGTATGGAAGCTACGGAACGCCACCCAAGCAAAAGGGCTACAACCAAGCGTCCCAAGGAGGAGGTGGTGGCGGCAGTGGCTCTTATTCTGGTTACTCAAACTCTTACAGTGGTGCATCGGCCTCAG GCTATTCTGGTGGAGAAAGCAGTGGTGGAAGAGGTGGCAGTTCCTACACACCTCAGAGTACCGGCGGCTACAATGCAGGAGCCAGCTATGGTGGTGCCAGCAATACCTCATACCAAG GATACACACAGACCAGTTACAATCAAGGTCCTGGACAGAACTACAGCGCTCCTGGCTCCTACCAGCAGCCACCCCAAGGAGGCACTGGCAGCTATGGCAGGGGTGCTGATCACAGCATGAATTACCAGTACAGATAG
- the ILF3 gene encoding interleukin enhancer-binding factor 3 isoform X2, translated as MRPMRIFMNDDRHVMAKHCVVYPTQEELEAVQNMVSHTERALKAVSDWIDVQEKVITGDAVQPEPVPAEEPTEEGKEGNNESKAAENSTRTLRGVMRVGLVAKGLLLKGDLDLELVLLCKDKPTISLLKKVSDNLVVQFATVSEEKYDVLPNIREASIVIKNTKEPQLTLNIRLTSTLVREEVEKQSAGETLSISDPPDVLDRQKCLAALASLRHAKWFQARANGLKSCVVVIRVLRDLCTRVPTWEPLRGWPLELLCEKAIGTANRPMGAGEAFRRVLECLSSGILMPDGPGLHDPCEKEATDALGHLERQQREDITHSAQHALRLSAFGQLHKVLGMDSLPSKLSKKSKPEPVIDYTVQIPPSTTYVIPALKRPIEEDGDDKSPSKKKKKILKKDDKNEPPQVMNALMRLNQLKPGLQYKLISQTGPVHAPVFTMSVEVEDKNFEASGPSKKTAKLHVAVKVLQDMGLPTGMEEKDEGSEETEQKPVVQTQAQNDSAQGDGASPTDQSESAKQQGPILTKHGKNPVMELNEKRRGLKYELISETGGSHDKRFVMEVEVDNVKFQGSGSNKKVAKAYAALAALDKLFPDYNTYAEAPKKKRPPMMPRGGPRGGKGFNMMYNEVPPPQGMRGRGRGMNRGRGRGRGFGGNHGYMNSGGYGSYGGNYNYQTSATAGYSDFFTDCYGYHDFASA; from the exons ATG CGTCCCATGCGCATCTTTATGAATGATGACCGCCATGTCATGGCCAAACACTGCGTGGTGTATCCAACCCAAGAGGAGCTGGAGGCGGTGCAGAACATGGTTTCTCACACAGAGAGGGCTCTGAAGGCCGTGTCAGACTGGATCGACGTGCAAGAAAAGGTGATCACTGGTGACGCTGTTCAGCCAGAACCTGTTCCTGCTGAGGAACCAACAGAAGAGGGCAAGGAAGG caatAATGAATCTAAAGCCGCCGAGAACTCCACAAGGACGCTTCGTGGTGTGATGAGGGTAGGACTTGTTGCCAAAGGCCTACTCTTGAAGGGGGACCTCGATCTGGAACTGGTTCTCCTATGCAAGGACAAGCCCACCATCTCTCTCCTGAAGAAAGTCTCGGACAACCTTGTTGTGCAGTTCGCT ACTGTTTCCGAGGAGAAATATGACGTTCTGCCCAACATCAGAGAGGCGTCTATTGTCATTAAGAACACCAAGGAGCCGCAGCTGACTCTTAACATCCGCCTGACTTCCACTCTGGTCCGTGAGGAGGTGGAGAAGCAGAGCGCAGGAG AAACGCTATCAATCAGCGATCCTCCGGACGTTCTGGACAGGCAGAAATGCCTTGCTGCATTGGCGTCACTCCGACACGCCAAGTGGTTCCAG GCTAGGGCAAATGGGCTTAAATCCTGCGTTGTTGTTATCCGTGTGCTGAGAGACTTGTGCACTCGTGTACCAACCTGGGAACCTTTAAGAGGATGG CCTCTTGAGTTGCTTTGTGAAAAGGCTATTGGAACAGCCAACAGGCCAATGGGTGCGGGTGAAGCCTTCAGGAGAGTCCTCGAATGTCTTAGCTCTGGAATATTAATGCcag ACGGTCCTGGATTACACGATCCCTGTGAAAAAGAAGCTACAGATGCTCTTGGACACCTAGAAAGACAACAGCGGGAGGACATAACTCATAGTGCACAG CATGCCCTCAGGCTCTCAGCATTTGGCCAATTGCACAAAGTTCTGGGGATGGACTCTCTGCCCTCAAAGTTGTCTAAAAAGTCAAAACCAGAGCCTGTCATTGACTACACAG TCCAGATTCCTCCCAGCACCACTTATGTTATTCCAGCCCTAAAACGACCCATAGAGGAGGACGGAGATGACAAATCGCCAAGTAAGAAGAAAAAGAAGATTCTGAAGAAAG ATGACAAGAACGAGCCACCTCAAGTTATGAATGCCCTGATGAGACTGAACCAGCTGAAGCCAGGCCTACAGTATAAACTGATTTCCCAAACCGGCCCTGTCCACGCTCCCGTCTTCACAATGTCTGTGGAAGTGGAAGACAAGAACTTCGAGGCCTCAGGGCCATCGAAGAAAACTGCAAAGCTTCACGTAGCCGTGAAG GTTTTGCAAGACATGGGACTTCCTACAGGGATGGAAGAAAAAGATGAGGGGTCTGAGGAGACAGAGCAGAAACCAGTGGTCCAGACTCAGGCTCAGAATGACTCTGCTCAGGGGGATGGTGCTTCCCCTACAGACCAAAGCGAG AGTGCGAAACAGCAAGGACCTATACTCACAAAGCATGGAAAGAATCCAGTCATGGAGCTTAATGAAAAGAGACGTGGCCTAAAGTACGAGCTTATATCTGAGACTGGAGGCAGCCACGACAAGCGATTTGTCATGGAG gTGGAAGTAGATAATGTGAAATTCCAAGGCTCCGGCTCCAACAAGAAGGTGGCCAAAGCCTATGCTGCACTGGCTGCTCTGGACAAACTCTTCCCGGACTACAATACATACGCCGAAGCTCCCAAGAAGAAGAGGCCTCCAATGATGCCCAGGGGAGGTCCCAGAGGAGGAAAG GGCTTTAACATGATGTACAATGAAGTGCCCCCACCTCAGGGCATGCGAGGACGAGGCAGAGGGATGAATCGTGGCAGAGGAAGGGGACGTGGCTTCGGAGGCAATCATGGCTACATGAATTCCG GTGGTTATGGCAGCTATGGAGGAAACTACAACTATCAAACTTCTGCAACAGCCGGATACA GTGACTTTTTCACAGACTGCtacggttatcatgattttgcatcTGCTTAG